The region ACCGCATCAAACCAGACCAGAGTTGGCGTTCTTTCCAAAGCGTCCGGGTCATTTACCATTGACCATCCGCTTGACCCGTATAACAAAATCCTCAACCACTACTTCATTGAAGGTCCGGAGATGAGAAACATCTATGAAGGCTCGGTTATCCTTGATGCTACGGGCAGAGCCGAAGTGAAACTGCCGGACTACTTCTCAGCCTTGAACCGCAACCCGCACATTCAGTTGACCGGTGTGGGTACATACGAGGTGTATGTTGCTGAGGATGTCAAAGACAACCGGTTTGTGATTGGTGGTAAGCCCAATACCAAGGTTTACTGGCAGGTAACCGGTGAACGCCAGGATGTGTCAGCAGAGGCGACCAGACGGATGATGCCGGTTGAACAGCCCAAGACCGGTGCCCTTGCCGGCAGGATGCTGGACGATGAGTTCTTATCCGGCTGTATGGCGCAACTGGAGCGTGAAGGTAAGGCATCAGGAATTGAGTTCCGCACCACTAAAGGCAGAGAGCGCTATGAGCGGATGATGCGGGCGTTGCAGGAGAAGCCGGCAGAGATGAAGAAGTAAAATAGAGCGCACATCAGCGCCCTGATATTACGCTAATTTCTGCTCGGACCTATTAATGTGACTGGAGCATAAACGGGCTTGGGAGCAGGGAATTGAACATCGCCGGCAGACACCTGATATCAGAACCGGGGAATTTTCCGGGCAGAAAACCGGGCACAGAATACGCAAAATAAGGGCAGCGGATTAGCAGATATTTGCCCTTGATGCGCTTGCTGGCAACCAGAGCTGCCCGCGGAATTGCGTTGTTATCTTCTGAACCGGCGTCAATTAGCGATGCGGGCATTCTGACCCGAACCAATCATATTTTTGTCCGGGCGATTCCCGCTTACAGAACATAATGTGATATACCGACCGCAGAGTAAACCAATAAAGTTCTTCTGAAATGTAACCCAATTACAAAACCGGATGTTACACAGGAGACACCCGCAGGAACAGAATAAGAAACCGCGCATAAATTACGCCCGAGAGCAAACCGCAGAACCCAACAACAGATTGCCGCGTTAATAACCGGCAAAATAGGGCTCTAAATAGAAGGGTAACCAACATCAGGGGCAACAACCAGGATAACACCAGTTAGCACCATTAGCATTGCGGGTAAAAACGCCATAAAAAGGGCGGTAGAGACTATCCCAGGGATTGCCTCCGGACTGTCCACCGGACGGCAAAATTTTACAACTATTTGAAAACAATATATTTATACTATTGATTTTACCGGTTATCGCATAACATCTTAATATTTTGTATGTTAAACATTGCCCTGCCCAAATAATTTCGCTATCATCTTTACCGATGAAATCAGGTAAAATTTATCTCATTTTGCTCTTTATCGCCGGCACATCGTTCGGCTTGTTTGTCCATCCGCCCTATCTGCAAAACCTGACCGACTCCACGATAACCGTTGCCTGGCAAACTGCGGACACAAACATCGGCAGGGTGCGCTATGGCTTGAGCACCAACTACGCGCGGGAAATCTCAGAAACCACGCCGTCAACCGCGCACCACCTTGTTTTAGACCAACTCCTTCCCGACACCGTCTATCACTATCAGGTTATTTCCGGGCAAGACACCACCGAGGACGCCACCTTCTTTACCCGGCGCCATGCTTCTGCGCCATTTCGCTTTCTTGTTTACGGTGACAACCGCACCGACAGCGCCGCACACCAGGCGGTTGTTGACCGGATGTTCTTAACCAGCCCCAAACCCCAACTTCTGCTCAATGTTGGTGACCTGACCGATAACGGCACAGACGAAGAGTACCGGACATTTTTCCGGATTGGAGGAAAAATCTTTAACCAGGCGCCACTTTATCCGGTGCTGGGCAATCACGACATCCGAACCCTGCCAAACTGGTTTGATTTTTTCTATCTACCCGGCAACGAACGCTGGTATCACTTCCTCTACGGCAACGCCGCCTTTTACTTTCTGGACAACTACTCCGATTTTTCACCCGGCAGCGAGCAGTACCGGTGGCTCCTTGACCAACTCCTTGCCGACAGCGCCAACCCCGATGTCCGGCACATATTCGTTACCTTCCACGAACCACCCTTCACAACCAGCGCCCGCCACTCCAGCAACGAGCAGGTCCAGCAGCACCTCTGCCCGCTTTTTGAACGGTTTCAAGTCCGGGCGGTTTTCAATGGCCACATCCACGCCTATGAACACAGTTTGGTCAACAACATCCACTACATCACCACCGGTGGTGGTGGTGCGCCGCTCCATACCGAATGGGACTCAATCCAGCCCTATACCGTTTACCGGGAAGCGAACTACCAGTTTGTCATTGTTGATGTCGCGGGCGACCTTGTCACCTGCCAGGCGGTGCGGGCAGACGGTAGCACAATGGAAACATTCACCTTAATCCCGGGCGTCGGTGAAACCGAAAAAACCGATTGCCGGGCAACAAACCTGACCGCCTTCATCTGTTCGCTCAACCGGATTTGCCTCCAATTTCGCCTGGAAAAAGCGGCACCGATAAAACTGGTACTTTTTGACAATCAGGGCAGAGCGCGGTTAATGGTCAAACAGGGCTGGCTCGCGTCTGGTGAACACCGCTTTCTTCTCAACATTGGAAACCTGCCCGCCGGCAACTACTTTGCCCGACTCACAACACCGAAAAATACCGCCACCGCCCGCTTGACACTTTTTAAGTAAGACGGTATTATAGGGCAGTGTCCTTAAAACACCCATCCTGTTGAAAGGAGTGTTTATGAACAAACCACTTGCCCTCTTTTGCCTGACCCTGTTGATTGTCAACTGTGTTACCAACCAGCCACCCACCGCACCAGAAATCTCCGGTCCAACAACCGCCCGTCCTGGTGATACTGTCACCTTCACCTTTGTCGCCACCGACCCCGAAGGCAGCGAAGTGTCCTACAAAATTGTCTGGGGCGACACATCCAGCATTGACTGGACACCATTTTACGCCAGCGGTCAACCAGTGCGGCGCCAGCACATCTATCCGGACACCGGCACCTACACCATCAAGGCAATCGCCCGCGACCAAAAACTCAAAGAGTCACCCTGGAGCGAAAGTTTGATTGTCAACATCCGGTTACTTCCGCCCGGAGTTCCGGAAAAGCCGGCTGGTCCTGCCTTCTGCACCACCGGCGTAACCTATCAGTACCGATTCCGTGCCTCCCATCCCCAGAACGACAGCCTCTGGTACCAGATTGACTGGGGTGGCAAGGTTGACGACTGGCGCGGACCAATACCCAGCGACACCTATCTACTGGTCAATCACACCTTTGACACCGCGGGCATCTATGCGATTGCGGTGCGGGCACGTGACAGCCGAATGCAGATGACCAACTGGTCTGATACCCTGCTCGTTACGGTTGTGGCGATTCCCGGTGGACCACCAACAAACTTCACAATTGAAGCGGCAAGCGACACCACCGTGCGCCTGTCCTGGCAACCACCTGTTGAAGGCGTGCCCAACTTCTACCGGTTGCAGTTCAAAGAGATTGGCGGCACCGGCTGGAGCACAGTCGTTGAAACCAGCGCCTTGAGCGTGGAACACAACCCGCACGGCAAAACCGGCGTTTACAAGGTATCGGCTTTATTCGACTCGGCAGAATATACCTGTACCACTACTCTTACCACCGTGCCAGTAGCAACTTCTGCCTTGACTATTGCTGAATTGAATGCAGGGAGTAATTCTGGATACGGCTGGAACCGCACCACCGGTGAGGGTGCAACTTACTCAATGACTCAGGCAGCAAACGCGGCGAATGTCGACTTCTACATCACCGACTTCCAGACAACAACCTACTCAATTGCCAGTCCTGACCTCGGTCCAAGTGACCCGGGCAATATAGTTCCCGCCGCCTCCTGGCGCGTAAATGGAATTGCTGGCCCCCTTACAAGTGAAAACGCTCCTCTACCAGCTCATTCGGCCGGTGTTTATTTCAACTATCAAGATATCACCCGTACACCATATCTCGCTGCCATCTACACCGAGGATGGTTACTACGCTCTAGTAAAACTGTACGGATTTAACCCTGTTGACAAAACCTATCAGGTTTCTGGCTGGTTCCAGTTGGTCAAAGGACTGCGCTTAATCCAGCACTAACCGAACGATAATCTCAAGAGCCTCAGGATATCCGGAGGCTCTATTTTATTGCCGCATAAAGATTTTATATAACTATCGGGTTTTGTTTACAACTATTCTCGCCCTTGTCTGTGTCTTTACTTTCTCGGGTGCGGGGTTCTTGGCACACCGCCCGCTTGACACTTTTTAAGTAAGACGGTATTATAGGGCAGTGTCCTTAAAACACCCATCCTGTTGAAAGGAGTGTTTATGAACAAACCACTTGCCCTCTTTTGCCTGACCCTGTTGATTGTCAACTGTGTTACCAACCAGCCACCCACCGCACCAGAAATCTCCGGTCCAACAACCGCCCGTCCTGGTGATACTGTCACCTTCACCTTTGTCGCCACCGACCCCGAAGGCAGCGAAGTGTCCTACAAAATTGTCTGGGGCGACACATCCAGCATTGACTGGACACCATTTTACGCCAGCGGTCAACCAGTGCGGCGCCAGCACATCTATCCGGACACCGGCACCTACACCATCAAGGCAATCGCCCGCGACCAAAAACTCAAAGAGTCACCCTGGAGCGAAAGTTTGATTGTCAACATCCGGTTACTTCCGCCCGGAGTTCCGGAAAAGCCGGCTGGTCCTGCCTTCTGCACCACCGGCGTAACCTATCAGTACCGATTCCGTGCCTCCCATCCCCAGAACGACAGCCTCTGGTACCAGATTGACTGGGGTGGCAAGGTTGACGACTGGCGCGGACCAATACCCAGCGACACCTATCTACTGGTCAATCACACCTTTGACACCGCGGGCATCTATGCGATTGCGGTGCGGGCACGTGACAGCCGAATGCAGATGACCAACTGGTCTGATACCCTGCTCGTTACGGTTGTGGCGATTCCCGGTGGACCACCAACAAACTTCACAATTGAAGCGGCAAGCGACACCACCGTGCGCCTGTCCTGGCAACCACCTGTTGAAGGCGTGCCCAACTTCTACCGGTTGCAGTTCAAAGAGATTGGCGGCACCGGCTGGAGCACAGTCGTTGAAACCAGCGGTTTGAGCGTGGAACACAACCCGCACGGCTTGACCGGAATGTACAAAATCGCTGCGGTGTTTGGCGCTACCGTTTACGAAGATACCATTCCCCTTTCCACTGTACCGGTCCCGACCGGCAATGTTACCGTGGGCGAACTTTCCGGTCCGGACAAACCAGGCTATGGCTGGAACCGATTAACGGGCATCGGCAAGGCGTTTCTGATGAACGATACCATTTACTGCGATTCAATTGACTGGTTCTGCACCGACTTTGCCACCGGCTCAAACGGACCATTCTACTATGTTGTCAGTCCGCACATCGCACCATATGACACCAGCGGCAATGTGCCTCCTGGACCCTGGCGCCAGACCGCGCTCGCCCTGCTTGCCGATGAACAGGGACCGGTGCCACCTGCCGGTGACACCTCCTACCACAACATCATCCGGCTCACCACCGCACCGGTCTCATTTGCCATCCGCACCGAAGACGACTACTATGCAATCGTCAAAGTCAACCAGATAAGAATCTCCAACAAAGACATCCGCGCCCAGGCATGGTTCCAGCCCATCAACGGCTTACGCCTGCTCCGGCATTAAGGCGGGGTCATCTTTCGAAAATTGATTTTTCGTAGTTAAACTCTACTCTTCACCATAAATTTCTTGACTTTGAGATAAAAATAATTATAAGTAAGGCAAGATGAAGTCTATGTACTTCGCCTATATATCAAAACTAGGCAAGGGGCCGACGTTATTAGATTGTGAACGAGTTAAACCAAATGGGGCTCCGTAAATTTAAATAACGGAGAATGTTGCCAATGGCAAGGAATGTCCAGCAGCATAAAATGATTGTTCCTTTAGGCATTCACCGCAACTGTATTAGTCAAAATTTCTTA is a window of candidate division WOR-3 bacterium DNA encoding:
- a CDS encoding metallophosphoesterase is translated as MKSGKIYLILLFIAGTSFGLFVHPPYLQNLTDSTITVAWQTADTNIGRVRYGLSTNYAREISETTPSTAHHLVLDQLLPDTVYHYQVISGQDTTEDATFFTRRHASAPFRFLVYGDNRTDSAAHQAVVDRMFLTSPKPQLLLNVGDLTDNGTDEEYRTFFRIGGKIFNQAPLYPVLGNHDIRTLPNWFDFFYLPGNERWYHFLYGNAAFYFLDNYSDFSPGSEQYRWLLDQLLADSANPDVRHIFVTFHEPPFTTSARHSSNEQVQQHLCPLFERFQVRAVFNGHIHAYEHSLVNNIHYITTGGGGAPLHTEWDSIQPYTVYREANYQFVIVDVAGDLVTCQAVRADGSTMETFTLIPGVGETEKTDCRATNLTAFICSLNRICLQFRLEKAAPIKLVLFDNQGRARLMVKQGWLASGEHRFLLNIGNLPAGNYFARLTTPKNTATARLTLFK
- a CDS encoding PKD domain-containing protein, which translates into the protein MNKPLALFCLTLLIVNCVTNQPPTAPEISGPTTARPGDTVTFTFVATDPEGSEVSYKIVWGDTSSIDWTPFYASGQPVRRQHIYPDTGTYTIKAIARDQKLKESPWSESLIVNIRLLPPGVPEKPAGPAFCTTGVTYQYRFRASHPQNDSLWYQIDWGGKVDDWRGPIPSDTYLLVNHTFDTAGIYAIAVRARDSRMQMTNWSDTLLVTVVAIPGGPPTNFTIEAASDTTVRLSWQPPVEGVPNFYRLQFKEIGGTGWSTVVETSALSVEHNPHGKTGVYKVSALFDSAEYTCTTTLTTVPVATSALTIAELNAGSNSGYGWNRTTGEGATYSMTQAANAANVDFYITDFQTTTYSIASPDLGPSDPGNIVPAASWRVNGIAGPLTSENAPLPAHSAGVYFNYQDITRTPYLAAIYTEDGYYALVKLYGFNPVDKTYQVSGWFQLVKGLRLIQH
- a CDS encoding PKD domain-containing protein, translated to MNKPLALFCLTLLIVNCVTNQPPTAPEISGPTTARPGDTVTFTFVATDPEGSEVSYKIVWGDTSSIDWTPFYASGQPVRRQHIYPDTGTYTIKAIARDQKLKESPWSESLIVNIRLLPPGVPEKPAGPAFCTTGVTYQYRFRASHPQNDSLWYQIDWGGKVDDWRGPIPSDTYLLVNHTFDTAGIYAIAVRARDSRMQMTNWSDTLLVTVVAIPGGPPTNFTIEAASDTTVRLSWQPPVEGVPNFYRLQFKEIGGTGWSTVVETSGLSVEHNPHGLTGMYKIAAVFGATVYEDTIPLSTVPVPTGNVTVGELSGPDKPGYGWNRLTGIGKAFLMNDTIYCDSIDWFCTDFATGSNGPFYYVVSPHIAPYDTSGNVPPGPWRQTALALLADEQGPVPPAGDTSYHNIIRLTTAPVSFAIRTEDDYYAIVKVNQIRISNKDIRAQAWFQPINGLRLLRH